The following proteins are encoded in a genomic region of Lactiplantibacillus plantarum:
- a CDS encoding ABC transporter ATP-binding protein, whose amino-acid sequence MAARQSVWARSMPVKEQLTVIRRLLPYAKPFKCFFIAAIVFSGLISVVNIYLPRVLQTFIDHYLKTGHATVPVMWYFAGLYFFGMVVRALMQFVQNFSSTMGAEYMLENVRRQMFAKLHRMGMRYFDQVPGGSILSRLTNDTMSFSNFWALFNTLFTAFFAVISSFVAMYLTDAQIALWLLVFMPFLAVTIWYYQRYSSRVYRRMRERLSELNTKLSEAITGISVIQQFRQEHRINGEFDHTNDAYFKTRQAMIRTNSLLLSPLIDLFYALGTVMVLGIFGVRGLNGYVAAGVVYAFITYLNNFYNPMTSMMDNLSDFQDGVVAGSRVLRVMDDPTIAPAQHVDPTAKITRGKIEFRHVTFAYDGQHPVLKDVSFVAEPGQTVALVGQTGSGKTSTINVLMRFYEFQSGEVLIDDRDIREYPAEELRQKMGLVLQEPFMFYGDINSNIRMFNDQISDEQVQAAARFVKADDFINDLPENYQSRVIERGASYSSGQRQLISFARTIVTDPKILILDEATANVDTETEEMIQTGLDRIQENRTTIAIAHRLSTIQNADLILVLNQGQIVERGSNDELLQQHGYYYDMIQLQNSAHVD is encoded by the coding sequence ATGGCAGCACGTCAATCGGTATGGGCACGTTCCATGCCTGTTAAGGAACAACTCACGGTTATTCGGCGACTATTGCCGTATGCGAAACCGTTCAAATGTTTTTTTATTGCGGCCATCGTTTTTTCCGGTCTGATTAGTGTGGTTAATATCTATCTACCGCGTGTATTACAGACCTTTATTGATCATTATCTCAAAACAGGACACGCCACGGTACCGGTCATGTGGTACTTTGCGGGCCTCTATTTCTTCGGCATGGTTGTGCGCGCGTTGATGCAGTTCGTACAGAACTTCAGTAGTACGATGGGGGCAGAATATATGCTTGAAAATGTCCGCCGACAAATGTTCGCCAAGTTGCATCGGATGGGCATGCGCTACTTTGATCAAGTCCCTGGTGGCTCAATTTTGTCACGCCTGACTAACGATACGATGTCGTTTTCCAATTTTTGGGCGTTGTTTAATACATTATTTACCGCCTTTTTTGCGGTGATTTCGTCGTTTGTCGCGATGTATCTCACCGATGCGCAGATTGCCTTGTGGTTATTGGTTTTCATGCCTTTTTTGGCTGTAACGATTTGGTATTATCAACGGTATAGCTCACGGGTTTACCGGCGAATGCGGGAACGGCTCAGTGAGTTGAATACCAAGTTAAGTGAAGCAATCACTGGAATTAGTGTAATTCAGCAATTTCGACAAGAACACCGTATCAATGGTGAATTTGATCATACCAATGATGCCTATTTTAAGACCCGCCAAGCGATGATCCGGACGAACTCATTATTATTAAGTCCACTGATCGACTTGTTTTATGCGTTAGGGACGGTCATGGTTCTGGGAATCTTCGGGGTTCGTGGACTCAATGGTTATGTGGCTGCCGGGGTCGTTTATGCGTTCATCACGTACCTGAATAACTTCTATAATCCGATGACGTCGATGATGGATAATTTGTCAGACTTTCAAGATGGCGTCGTCGCCGGATCACGGGTTTTACGGGTCATGGATGATCCAACGATTGCCCCGGCCCAACACGTCGATCCTACGGCTAAGATTACGCGCGGTAAGATTGAATTTCGGCACGTCACCTTTGCCTATGACGGCCAGCATCCGGTCTTAAAAGACGTTTCATTCGTGGCTGAACCAGGCCAAACGGTGGCACTAGTTGGTCAGACGGGGAGTGGAAAAACGTCGACGATTAATGTTTTGATGCGGTTTTATGAGTTTCAGTCAGGAGAAGTTTTAATTGATGATCGCGACATTCGTGAGTATCCGGCTGAGGAATTGCGACAGAAGATGGGGTTGGTCTTGCAAGAACCGTTTATGTTTTATGGTGATATTAATTCCAACATCCGAATGTTTAACGATCAGATTTCAGATGAACAAGTTCAAGCAGCGGCACGGTTTGTAAAGGCCGATGACTTCATCAACGATTTACCTGAGAATTATCAGTCACGCGTCATTGAGCGCGGGGCCAGTTATTCTTCAGGACAGCGGCAATTGATTTCATTTGCGCGGACGATTGTGACTGACCCTAAGATTTTAATCTTGGACGAAGCCACGGCGAACGTCGATACTGAGACCGAAGAGATGATTCAGACTGGTTTGGATCGGATTCAGGAGAACCGCACGACGATTGCGATTGCCCACCGCTTGTCCACGATTCAAAATGCTGATTTGATCCTGGTCTTAAATCAGGGGCAAATCGTTGAACGCGGGTCCAACGACGAGCTATTGCAACAGCATGGTTACTACTATGATATGATTCAGTTGCAAAATTCCGCTCACGTCGATTAA
- a CDS encoding aldo/keto reductase — translation MQYRQLGTSDLKVSSIALGCMGFGAGTGTALNQRSWAVGQMQANQVLDRAISLGINFFDTAPVYQAGASERVLGQGLKKFQRDQLVLATKFTNRTTQEIENHVSGREHVLRSLDQSLQNLQTDYVDLYIYHIWDWLTPMAEIMAGLNEAVQAGKVRYIGISNAYSWQIAQINALAVRYGYPQFVSIQSHYNLVYREDERELFSYAHENGLATTPYSPLASGRLAHPFGTQTTRRQQDTFADTKYQATSEMDKPIIDRVEELAHQHHVSMAAINLAWLQQRVTAPIIGATKPHHLDAVAEAAGLALTASEIQYLETPYQPHDLEGVMALNRSRTNNWNQYSGQ, via the coding sequence ATGCAATATCGACAGTTAGGAACATCCGATTTAAAAGTCTCGTCGATCGCACTTGGGTGTATGGGCTTTGGTGCGGGGACTGGAACGGCACTTAATCAGCGCTCGTGGGCAGTTGGTCAAATGCAGGCGAACCAGGTACTTGATCGCGCGATATCACTGGGGATTAACTTTTTTGATACGGCGCCGGTCTATCAAGCGGGTGCGAGTGAACGTGTCTTGGGACAAGGACTAAAGAAATTTCAGCGAGATCAATTGGTACTGGCAACCAAGTTTACGAATCGGACAACCCAAGAAATCGAAAATCATGTCAGTGGGCGTGAACACGTCTTGCGGTCCCTCGACCAGAGTCTACAGAATTTACAGACAGACTATGTTGATTTATATATTTATCATATCTGGGACTGGTTAACACCAATGGCTGAAATCATGGCTGGACTTAATGAAGCTGTTCAGGCCGGTAAGGTTCGTTACATTGGGATTTCTAACGCCTATTCCTGGCAGATTGCGCAGATCAATGCGCTAGCGGTTCGTTATGGTTACCCACAATTTGTCTCGATCCAGAGTCATTATAATTTGGTCTATCGCGAGGATGAACGGGAACTGTTCAGTTATGCTCATGAGAACGGTTTGGCAACGACGCCGTATAGTCCATTAGCTAGTGGCCGGTTGGCACATCCTTTTGGCACCCAGACTACTCGGCGACAACAAGATACGTTTGCTGATACCAAATACCAAGCTACCAGCGAGATGGATAAACCAATTATTGATCGCGTTGAGGAACTGGCCCACCAACATCATGTTTCAATGGCGGCCATTAATTTGGCCTGGCTACAACAACGAGTAACGGCGCCGATTATTGGGGCAACTAAGCCGCATCATTTAGATGCAGTGGCTGAGGCAGCGGGGTTGGCGTTAACCGCTTCGGAAATACAGTACTTGGAAACCCCTTACCAACCCCATGACTTGGAGGGCGTGATGGCACTTAACCGGTCACGAACTAATAATTGGAATCAGTATTCCGGACAGTAA
- a CDS encoding DUF3737 family protein: MKTITQQYLTGERALFKAHDLEIDTTTFADGESPLKESRNVTLKQPIFKWKYPLWYSQHVTVDQGLFETMSRSGIWYTKDITITNSTLQAPKLFRRASQVKLAHVHFSDAEETLWNCQDITLNDVQAAGDYFGMNSQNIRIDGFSLVGNYAFDGAKNVEIHHATLMTKDALWNCENVTVYDSQIIGEYLGWNSKNIRFVNCTIESDQGLCYMDNVKLENCTLLNTDLAFEYCRNIDADVVSTIDSVKNPLSGRIHAQAIGEIIMDDPEVDPHQTLISVDHESRAPHAV; encoded by the coding sequence TTGAAAACAATCACACAACAGTATTTAACGGGCGAGCGGGCACTCTTTAAAGCTCACGACCTTGAAATCGACACTACAACGTTTGCTGATGGTGAATCACCACTGAAGGAAAGTCGCAATGTCACGTTGAAGCAGCCAATCTTTAAGTGGAAATATCCCTTGTGGTACAGTCAACATGTGACTGTGGATCAAGGCTTGTTTGAGACAATGTCTCGCTCTGGCATCTGGTACACCAAGGATATTACAATTACGAATAGTACGCTACAGGCACCTAAGCTATTTCGGCGGGCCAGCCAAGTTAAGTTAGCGCACGTTCACTTTTCAGATGCGGAAGAAACGTTATGGAACTGCCAAGATATTACGTTGAATGATGTTCAAGCAGCTGGTGATTATTTTGGAATGAATAGCCAGAATATTCGCATTGATGGCTTCAGCCTCGTCGGTAATTACGCCTTTGACGGTGCTAAGAACGTTGAAATTCATCATGCAACGCTGATGACCAAGGATGCGCTATGGAATTGTGAAAATGTTACCGTTTATGATTCACAAATCATTGGTGAGTACCTGGGCTGGAATTCGAAGAATATTCGGTTCGTCAACTGTACGATTGAGAGCGATCAGGGCCTGTGTTACATGGATAATGTTAAGTTGGAAAACTGTACATTACTCAATACGGACTTAGCTTTTGAATATTGTCGTAACATTGACGCTGACGTGGTTTCAACGATTGATAGCGTTAAAAATCCGCTTAGTGGTCGGATTCATGCGCAAGCCATTGGTGAAATCATCATGGATGATCCTGAAGTAGATCCTCATCAGACCCTGATTAGTGTTGACCATGAAAGCCGTGCACCCCATGCCGTTTGA
- a CDS encoding MalY/PatB family protein: MPFDFETVLNRRHTNAVKWDVADDELPMWVADMDFETAPVIKQALIKRAQFGVFGYEEVPMAYYEAVADWWATEHNFRPQIEWLMFCTGVVPAISSIVRKMTAAGDNVLVQAPVYNIFYHSIENNGRHTLSSDLVARDASYAIDWDDLTTKLADPLTTMMILCNPQNPIGIVWSRATLQRLGELCLKYHVLVVADEIHCDLTLNGHTYTPFSSLTAPVAHNSISCISPSKTFNVAALHAATLIIPDAHVRALVSRGINNDELAEPNSFAIPASIAAYTEGHDWVAALRTKLAANQRQVQTYLTAELPQVKLVEAQATYLLWLDVRQVTTDSAALAAFIRQRTGLFLSAGDAYRGDGNRFLRLNVACPTTTLTDGLARLKAGITAYQQVQA, translated from the coding sequence ATGCCGTTTGATTTTGAGACCGTGCTTAATCGGCGGCACACAAATGCCGTTAAGTGGGACGTCGCGGATGATGAGTTGCCGATGTGGGTCGCTGACATGGACTTTGAAACGGCACCAGTTATCAAGCAAGCGTTGATAAAACGCGCCCAGTTTGGCGTCTTCGGTTACGAAGAAGTCCCCATGGCTTACTATGAAGCCGTGGCAGACTGGTGGGCAACGGAACACAACTTCCGTCCGCAAATTGAGTGGTTGATGTTCTGCACCGGCGTCGTTCCGGCGATTTCATCAATTGTTCGTAAAATGACAGCGGCTGGCGATAACGTGTTAGTTCAGGCTCCGGTTTATAATATCTTCTATCATTCAATTGAAAACAATGGCCGGCATACCTTGAGTAGTGACTTAGTGGCACGTGACGCGTCGTACGCGATTGATTGGGACGATTTGACGACGAAACTAGCTGATCCGTTGACCACGATGATGATTTTATGCAATCCGCAGAATCCGATCGGCATCGTCTGGTCGCGTGCGACGTTGCAACGCCTTGGCGAGCTGTGCTTGAAATACCATGTGCTAGTCGTTGCCGATGAGATTCATTGTGACTTGACCCTTAACGGTCACACGTACACCCCATTTTCATCATTGACTGCGCCAGTAGCACATAACAGTATCAGCTGTATCTCGCCAAGCAAGACTTTCAACGTGGCAGCCTTACACGCGGCAACGTTGATTATTCCCGATGCACACGTCCGCGCATTAGTGAGCCGGGGCATCAACAATGATGAATTGGCTGAGCCCAATTCGTTTGCGATTCCAGCCAGCATTGCGGCCTATACTGAAGGCCATGACTGGGTAGCTGCATTGCGAACCAAACTAGCTGCCAATCAACGTCAAGTTCAGACTTACTTGACTGCTGAGTTGCCGCAAGTCAAGTTGGTGGAAGCCCAAGCGACTTATCTATTATGGTTGGATGTGCGTCAAGTGACAACCGACAGTGCGGCTTTGGCTGCTTTTATTCGCCAACGAACCGGGTTGTTTTTATCAGCGGGAGATGCTTACCGTGGTGATGGCAACCGCTTCTTGCGACTGAATGTGGCTTGTCCAACGACTACCCTGACGGATGGATTGGCACGATTAAAAGCTGGTATTACGGCTTACCAACAAGTTCAAGCATAG
- a CDS encoding NADPH-dependent F420 reductase, protein MKIGIIGAGTVGTVLAKTFARGDHQIKLSRHSGAASLATRRAEFAANVAFVEVAEALQQPLVILAVPFEQAPAVLAQVADYKQRIVVDVTNQFTADFKKIKTAPLTGSEVIARAANNARVIKAFNTIPPEFMDGHVDGPGKRVLFYAGDDVAAKKEFAALVRPLNFRPVNLGKLRHGGSVMQVGGGLGNTHFVQIEE, encoded by the coding sequence ATGAAAATTGGAATTATTGGTGCCGGTACGGTCGGCACAGTATTAGCCAAGACCTTTGCGCGCGGTGATCATCAAATCAAATTAAGTCGGCACAGTGGTGCGGCTAGTTTAGCAACACGGCGCGCCGAGTTTGCTGCCAATGTGGCTTTTGTAGAAGTTGCTGAAGCCTTACAACAGCCGTTAGTCATTCTTGCAGTGCCGTTTGAACAGGCGCCGGCAGTATTAGCGCAGGTCGCCGATTATAAGCAACGGATCGTGGTGGACGTGACGAACCAGTTTACGGCTGACTTTAAGAAAATTAAGACGGCCCCGTTGACTGGAAGTGAAGTCATTGCTCGTGCAGCTAACAATGCCCGGGTCATTAAAGCCTTCAATACGATTCCACCGGAGTTTATGGATGGGCACGTTGATGGGCCTGGAAAGCGGGTCTTGTTCTATGCGGGCGATGACGTTGCTGCCAAGAAAGAATTCGCTGCGCTCGTCCGGCCGTTGAATTTCCGCCCCGTTAACTTGGGCAAGCTTCGGCATGGCGGCAGTGTCATGCAAGTTGGCGGTGGACTAGGTAATACACACTTTGTTCAGATTGAAGAATAG